A stretch of the Filimonas lacunae genome encodes the following:
- the sucD gene encoding succinate--CoA ligase subunit alpha gives MAVLVNKRSKIIVQGFTGTEGTFHASQMIEYGTDVVGGVTPGKGGSTHLDKPVFNTVADAVKQTGADVSIIFVPPAFAADAIMEASDAGIALVVCITEGIPTQDMVKVKNYLQGSSTRLIGPNCPGVITAGEAKVGIMPGFIFKPGRIGIVSKSGTLTYEAADQTVKAGLGISTAIGIGGDPIIGTPTVEAVKLLMDDPETDGIIMIGEIGGSMEADAARWIKDNLRKPVVGFIAGQTAPPGRRMGHAGAIIGGAEDTAEAKMKIMSECGIHVVASPADIGKTMAAALKK, from the coding sequence ATGGCAGTTTTGGTTAACAAAAGATCAAAGATCATAGTACAGGGCTTTACCGGAACAGAAGGTACATTCCACGCTTCACAGATGATAGAATACGGCACTGACGTAGTTGGTGGCGTGACTCCGGGCAAAGGTGGTTCTACGCATTTAGACAAACCCGTATTTAACACAGTAGCAGATGCTGTTAAACAGACTGGAGCTGATGTTAGTATCATATTTGTGCCTCCTGCATTTGCAGCAGACGCTATTATGGAAGCCAGTGATGCAGGCATTGCGCTGGTAGTGTGTATTACAGAAGGCATTCCTACACAGGATATGGTGAAAGTGAAAAATTACCTGCAAGGTAGTTCTACACGCCTTATCGGCCCCAACTGTCCTGGCGTAATTACTGCTGGTGAAGCTAAAGTGGGTATCATGCCCGGCTTTATTTTCAAGCCAGGCCGTATCGGTATCGTTTCTAAATCTGGTACTTTAACTTACGAAGCAGCAGACCAAACCGTTAAAGCAGGTTTAGGTATCAGCACAGCTATCGGTATTGGTGGTGATCCAATCATTGGAACTCCTACCGTTGAAGCGGTTAAATTACTGATGGACGATCCTGAAACTGACGGTATCATCATGATCGGTGAAATCGGTGGTAGCATGGAAGCAGATGCAGCCCGTTGGATTAAAGACAACCTGCGCAAACCAGTTGTAGGTTTCATTGCTGGCCAAACAGCGCCTCCGGGTCGCCGTATGGGTCATGCTGGAGCCATCATTGGTGGTGCTGAAGATACTGCAGAAGCTAAAATGAAAATCATGAGCGAGTGTGGCATCCACGTAGTGGCCAGCCCTGCTGACATTGGTAAAACAATGGCTGCTGCTCTGAAAAAATAG
- a CDS encoding alpha-2-macroglobulin family protein produces the protein MKNYILSGFTALLSIFYSASAQNLPDSFPTQWKEIDSLLWKSSLPKSALIRVNALYQKATAQKNEPQVLKTLIYTQYINNQVKEEDTNTQLLYLQQAINKATSVAQKSILQVMLARAYYNIYSRNSWKFRNRTETIGDTSTDVNSWTVERFKQTIDSLYQVALAPVAVLQKTDLTRFNAVIIPGTGRYLCPTLYDFLGNIALEHYKTAYFNHYITSSPLNTPSLLTPAATFIQTSFPAIDSNSYQWKTIQLYQQLLGFHQQDTRPDAFIHLDIARIQWAKNSNDIKHNDSLYLQALYNIAQHYSDNPEAAQAYYLIAARYNKLASDYDPQKDTTNRYTKIKAKTIIDQQLAKNYPQSEGRFNMQQLLESITVPQLNTEVENINSPQLPFRLYVQYSNIPVLYGRIIRFSALNDSLDDIHINDEDSWQRLISRAPYQQFIQPLPVTNDYQTHATEIKIAALPPGRYMLITSNGSTFNNKVDRIAVQNFDVSAISFTTHRNNYFVLDRETGLPFSNTMVHLITTSLRKNVPARQTTTFITDKNGMFSIQKELSDQTRVIVYTAHDTLSFENENYYSRRYNATPANKTNVEVLFFTDRGIYRPGQTVHFKGIATNNSGTPVRKSIYQGKDSIRVTLLNANSIATDSLQFTVNEYGSFAGSFVLPQNEKTGDFTITAGSRIRNSNLNGSVSFQVEEYKRPKFYIEFDTLKSAYRLNDSITISGYAKTYAGTQVGGAKVAVTINRNAQFNYPWLFYRTSMPESANETVAYGTTTTKADGSFRFTFRATPDSSIAPSTLPVFQFTTEVAITDNSGETRENNTTIPVGYQSLQVNLAVPTNSTTKAFTHVAVTLQNLSGQPVPAPVQIKVYPLQTPERLIRKRYWEAADQFVMNYEEYVAAFPHDEYGRETDYHTWIRKAAVVSGTWQQSASNLKGFALPKSLAQGWYVIEAQALDINGDTLKDLAWIEVVDLQNDQLPANEYNWNYTPLDILYKGDTARLYTGSGATNVFVIQHAAYNGIPDSTYTTYQVNHEKKQVLKPITQAAEGAIGISYAFICNNRLYVGTFNTIIQKRGKRLQINYQTYRNKILPGSRETWSVQVRGEQNEKVPAELLTAMYDASLDQFSQHYWQLPDTPIPFYNYYWNSGYKNFNAGNSQNIYLPEKEFSYTSITKDYLLSPDNLPDRSYTFDYSYNGNGNLQRKDRLMASANFSLAAPSAAGKVELAKAIPPSIVKEEAEIKQDVTGAVSQITNSAEKTVQVRKNFNETAFFFPQLYADTSGTYTFSFTMPESLTTWKWLSLAHTKQLALGLTSTTVISQKVLMAQVNAPRFVRQGDAISLTATISNLDSTAANGQVQLELIDAVTNQPVNELFQHTKTKQSFSIQQGASQTVFFPVIVPTNFMHPVTYRIVAQAGNFSDGEENVIPVLPNRMLVTETLPLLLKGNTTRQFTLSKLANNSSNTLTTESVTVEYTTNPVWQAIQALPYLVEYPYECAEQTFNRFYANALAAFIVNKHPQIKTAFELWKKDSTALQSNLQKNEELKQILLEETPWVLNAANEAQQKKNIALLFDVVTMASKSDAALQQLQEMQFTDGSFSWFKGGYTDRYITNYIATGIGKLIQLKAVPANAAKTLQSIGEKAIQYLDNRMYKDFLSWKITTKNVAFSHLSNDGIQYLFARSYFKDVAFSNKAAWQFLLQQAAKHWNKQNNYNKALLGVVLYRNNQQKLATGSILPSILENAVEDSSKGMYWKDRTTCFWHPAAIEHQASIMTLTAELSNQYATAITANAYKEMRNWLILNKQTSNWGSTIATADACYALLLKPDLLQTVKQVTIQLGNTVLQSNTETQQAGSGYFKERIDGSQVTPATGRITITTHSTINPTNQSDVSYGAVYWQYFENMDKITTSTGNPLSVAKKWFIEKQTDKGAVLEAITTNSRLKAGDKVVIQIVLKSDRNMDYVHIKDMRAATMEPVNVLSSYKWQDGLGYYEATKDASTNFFIDHLQKGTYVFNYPVYITNSGTFTSGIATAQCMYAPEFSSHSEGIQLIVP, from the coding sequence ATGAAAAACTACATTCTGTCCGGTTTCACGGCGCTTTTATCGATCTTTTACAGCGCCTCAGCACAAAACCTACCCGACAGTTTTCCTACCCAATGGAAAGAGATAGATAGCCTGTTATGGAAAAGCTCTTTACCAAAATCGGCGTTAATCCGGGTAAACGCGTTATACCAGAAAGCTACAGCTCAAAAAAACGAACCCCAGGTATTAAAAACATTGATATACACTCAATATATCAATAATCAGGTGAAAGAAGAAGACACCAATACCCAACTACTTTATCTACAACAGGCAATCAACAAAGCCACCAGTGTTGCACAGAAAAGCATATTACAGGTAATGCTGGCCAGGGCTTATTACAATATATACTCCCGTAACTCCTGGAAATTCCGCAACCGTACAGAAACCATTGGGGATACTTCTACTGATGTAAACAGCTGGACGGTAGAACGTTTTAAGCAAACTATTGATAGCTTATACCAGGTGGCGTTGGCTCCGGTTGCTGTTTTGCAAAAAACAGACTTAACACGTTTTAATGCTGTTATTATACCAGGTACCGGCCGCTATTTATGCCCTACCCTGTACGATTTCCTGGGTAACATTGCCCTGGAACACTATAAAACAGCATATTTCAATCACTATATAACCTCCTCCCCTTTAAACACCCCATCTTTACTGACACCTGCTGCTACTTTTATTCAAACATCTTTTCCTGCCATTGACAGCAATTCTTATCAATGGAAAACCATTCAATTGTATCAGCAGCTACTGGGCTTTCATCAACAAGACACACGCCCGGATGCTTTTATTCACCTGGATATTGCCAGGATTCAATGGGCCAAAAACTCAAACGATATCAAGCACAACGACAGTCTGTATTTACAAGCCTTGTATAATATTGCCCAACACTATTCCGATAACCCCGAAGCAGCACAGGCATACTACCTTATAGCAGCCCGCTATAACAAACTGGCTTCCGACTATGATCCACAAAAAGACACGACCAACCGGTATACAAAAATCAAGGCCAAAACCATTATAGATCAGCAATTAGCCAAAAACTATCCTCAAAGTGAAGGCAGGTTTAACATGCAACAGCTACTGGAAAGCATTACCGTTCCCCAGTTAAATACAGAGGTAGAAAACATCAATTCCCCGCAACTACCTTTTCGTTTATATGTACAGTATTCCAACATACCGGTTCTTTATGGAAGGATTATCCGTTTTAGTGCATTAAACGATTCATTAGATGACATTCACATTAATGATGAAGATTCGTGGCAACGATTAATTTCCCGCGCTCCTTACCAACAGTTTATACAACCCCTGCCTGTAACAAACGACTATCAAACACACGCTACGGAAATTAAAATAGCAGCACTGCCACCAGGGCGATACATGCTTATCACCAGCAACGGCAGTACCTTTAACAACAAAGTTGATAGAATTGCTGTACAAAACTTTGATGTTTCTGCTATTAGTTTCACCACACACAGAAACAATTATTTTGTACTGGACCGCGAAACGGGGCTTCCATTCAGTAATACCATGGTGCACCTTATTACTACCAGCCTTCGCAAAAACGTTCCGGCCCGCCAAACAACTACCTTTATCACTGATAAAAACGGCATGTTTAGCATTCAAAAAGAGCTAAGCGACCAGACACGTGTTATTGTATATACCGCCCACGACACATTATCTTTTGAAAACGAAAACTATTATTCCCGCAGGTATAATGCCACCCCAGCCAACAAAACCAATGTTGAAGTATTATTTTTCACTGACCGTGGCATTTATCGTCCTGGTCAAACCGTTCACTTTAAAGGCATTGCCACCAACAACTCCGGCACGCCTGTTCGCAAAAGCATTTACCAGGGAAAAGACAGTATTCGGGTTACTTTACTAAATGCTAATTCTATCGCCACCGACTCCTTGCAATTCACAGTGAATGAATACGGTTCATTTGCGGGTAGTTTTGTGTTACCGCAAAATGAAAAAACCGGCGATTTCACTATTACAGCAGGAAGCCGCATTCGTAACTCCAACCTGAATGGTTCGGTTTCATTCCAGGTAGAAGAATACAAGCGCCCTAAGTTTTATATTGAATTTGACACTTTAAAAAGCGCCTACCGGTTAAACGATTCCATTACTATTTCCGGATATGCCAAAACCTATGCAGGCACTCAGGTTGGTGGAGCAAAGGTGGCTGTTACCATCAACCGAAACGCACAGTTCAATTATCCATGGTTGTTTTATAGAACAAGCATGCCTGAGAGTGCCAACGAAACTGTTGCTTACGGCACCACCACCACCAAGGCAGATGGCTCATTCCGATTTACCTTCCGGGCTACGCCGGATTCTTCGATAGCCCCCTCCACACTGCCAGTGTTTCAATTTACCACAGAAGTAGCCATTACTGACAACAGTGGTGAAACCAGGGAAAACAACACTACCATACCGGTAGGTTACCAATCATTACAGGTTAATCTGGCAGTGCCCACAAACAGCACAACCAAAGCATTTACACATGTTGCCGTTACATTACAAAACCTGAGTGGACAACCTGTACCCGCCCCGGTTCAAATAAAAGTGTATCCCTTACAAACTCCGGAAAGGCTTATCCGAAAAAGATACTGGGAAGCCGCAGATCAGTTTGTAATGAATTATGAGGAATACGTAGCCGCGTTCCCACACGATGAATATGGCAGAGAAACAGATTACCATACCTGGATCAGGAAAGCCGCTGTTGTTTCAGGCACCTGGCAACAATCAGCATCCAACCTAAAAGGCTTTGCGTTACCAAAATCACTTGCACAGGGCTGGTATGTGATTGAAGCGCAAGCGCTGGATATTAATGGCGACACCCTAAAAGATCTGGCTTGGATAGAGGTAGTAGATCTGCAAAATGATCAACTACCAGCCAATGAATATAACTGGAATTATACTCCATTAGACATTCTTTATAAGGGTGATACCGCACGCCTGTATACCGGCAGCGGTGCTACCAACGTTTTTGTAATTCAGCATGCCGCTTACAATGGCATACCTGACAGTACTTATACTACCTACCAGGTAAATCATGAGAAGAAGCAAGTGCTAAAACCTATTACACAAGCAGCGGAAGGCGCAATAGGCATAAGCTATGCCTTTATATGCAACAACCGTTTATACGTAGGCACCTTTAATACTATTATTCAAAAGAGAGGAAAAAGACTACAAATAAACTATCAAACATATAGAAACAAGATATTGCCTGGCAGTCGTGAAACATGGAGTGTACAAGTGCGTGGAGAGCAGAATGAGAAAGTACCCGCAGAGCTTCTAACCGCTATGTATGATGCCTCTCTTGATCAATTCAGCCAGCACTATTGGCAATTACCTGACACGCCTATTCCTTTTTACAATTATTACTGGAATAGTGGCTATAAAAACTTTAACGCAGGCAATTCGCAAAACATATACTTGCCGGAAAAGGAGTTCAGCTATACCAGCATCACAAAAGACTACCTTCTTTCGCCTGACAACCTGCCTGACAGATCATATACATTTGACTATTCTTATAATGGCAATGGAAACTTACAAAGAAAGGACAGGCTAATGGCATCAGCTAATTTTAGCCTTGCTGCTCCAAGCGCTGCTGGGAAAGTAGAGCTTGCAAAAGCGATTCCCCCTTCTATAGTAAAAGAGGAAGCAGAAATCAAACAGGATGTAACAGGTGCTGTTTCTCAAATCACTAATTCAGCAGAAAAAACCGTACAGGTAAGAAAGAACTTTAATGAAACCGCCTTCTTCTTTCCACAGCTATATGCCGACACATCGGGCACCTATACCTTTAGCTTTACCATGCCTGAGTCGCTTACCACCTGGAAATGGTTAAGCCTGGCACATACAAAACAACTTGCACTCGGCCTTACAAGTACCACGGTGATCAGCCAAAAAGTGCTGATGGCGCAAGTGAACGCTCCACGTTTTGTAAGGCAAGGCGATGCTATATCTCTTACAGCCACTATCAGTAATCTGGATAGCACTGCTGCAAACGGACAGGTACAACTGGAGTTAATAGATGCTGTCACTAACCAACCAGTTAATGAGTTATTCCAACACACAAAAACAAAACAGTCGTTCAGTATTCAACAAGGTGCCAGCCAAACAGTCTTTTTCCCTGTTATTGTCCCCACCAACTTTATGCACCCTGTTACTTATCGTATTGTTGCGCAAGCGGGCAATTTCAGTGATGGCGAAGAGAATGTGATCCCTGTTTTACCCAACCGCATGCTGGTGACAGAAACCTTGCCTTTATTATTGAAAGGCAATACTACACGTCAATTCACTTTATCTAAACTGGCTAACAACAGCAGCAATACATTAACAACAGAATCAGTAACTGTTGAGTATACCACCAACCCGGTTTGGCAGGCTATACAGGCGTTACCATATCTGGTGGAATATCCTTATGAATGTGCAGAGCAAACATTCAACCGTTTTTATGCCAATGCACTTGCTGCCTTTATTGTAAATAAGCACCCACAAATTAAAACAGCTTTTGAGTTGTGGAAGAAAGACTCTACGGCGCTGCAAAGTAATCTGCAGAAGAATGAGGAGTTAAAGCAAATTCTGTTAGAGGAAACACCGTGGGTATTAAACGCAGCCAACGAAGCACAGCAAAAGAAAAACATTGCCCTGTTGTTTGACGTGGTTACTATGGCCAGTAAGTCAGATGCAGCCTTGCAACAATTACAGGAAATGCAGTTTACTGATGGTAGCTTCAGCTGGTTCAAGGGCGGTTATACTGATAGATATATTACCAATTACATTGCAACAGGTATTGGCAAACTCATTCAATTAAAAGCAGTACCTGCCAATGCCGCCAAAACGCTGCAAAGTATTGGTGAAAAAGCGATACAGTACCTCGATAACAGGATGTATAAAGATTTCCTGTCATGGAAAATCACTACCAAAAACGTAGCCTTCAGTCACCTGTCCAATGATGGCATACAGTATCTTTTTGCTCGCAGTTATTTCAAAGATGTAGCCTTTAGTAATAAAGCTGCCTGGCAATTTCTGCTACAGCAAGCTGCTAAACATTGGAACAAACAAAATAATTATAACAAAGCACTATTAGGCGTAGTGCTCTACCGTAATAACCAGCAAAAGCTGGCCACCGGCAGCATACTACCTTCTATCCTGGAAAATGCAGTCGAAGACAGCAGCAAAGGCATGTACTGGAAAGACCGCACTACCTGTTTCTGGCATCCTGCCGCTATTGAGCACCAGGCAAGTATTATGACACTTACGGCTGAACTCAGTAATCAATATGCCACTGCCATCACCGCCAATGCTTATAAAGAAATGCGCAACTGGCTTATTCTGAATAAGCAAACCAGCAACTGGGGCAGCACCATTGCCACTGCTGATGCCTGCTATGCTTTATTATTAAAACCTGATCTGTTGCAAACAGTTAAACAGGTTACTATACAATTAGGTAACACCGTTCTGCAATCAAATACAGAAACACAACAAGCAGGAAGTGGTTATTTCAAGGAAAGGATCGATGGCAGCCAGGTAACTCCGGCCACCGGGCGCATTACAATTACAACCCATTCAACGATCAATCCAACTAACCAATCCGATGTTAGCTATGGAGCCGTTTACTGGCAGTATTTTGAAAACATGGACAAAATCACCACTTCCACAGGCAATCCTCTGTCTGTTGCTAAAAAATGGTTTATAGAAAAACAAACAGACAAAGGTGCAGTTCTGGAGGCCATTACTACCAATAGCCGGTTAAAAGCAGGTGACAAAGTGGTAATACAAATTGTTTTAAAAAGCGACCGTAACATGGATTATGTACATATAAAAGATATGCGTGCCGCAACAATGGAACCTGTAAATGTGCTTAGTAGTTATAAATGGCAGGATGGGCTTGGGTATTACGAAGCCACCAAAGATGCCAGCACCAACTTCTTTATCGATCATTTGCAAAAAGGCACTTATGTGTTTAACTACCCGGTATATATTACCAATAGCGGCACATTTACCTCTGGCATAGCAACTGCGCAATGTATGTATGCCCCCGAATTCAGCAGCCACAGCGAGGGTATACAATTAATAGTACCATAG
- a CDS encoding NAD(P)/FAD-dependent oxidoreductase, translated as MQVDYLIIGQGICGTFLSHELHQAGKKILVIDESQPFSSTKVASGVINPVTGRQVSTTWMAEELMSFTWQAYTHIGNTIGSNIIQNCGILAFPPSQQMREAYDGKMNDTPAFIHPVAATTVQEYIPLFHFFHGAVHIQPAYHIDLHTLLKGWRHQLLTQNSLLEESFDATLLQLHHDRVIYKDIQAEKIIFCNGTNTFQHPLWQKLPYSLNKGEALIADIPDLPPNQIYKFGITTLVPWYDGLWWVGSTYDNRFEDALPTEIFLKKKSAELASLVKCPYTIVDHIASIRPATVERRPFVGFHPQQPAAGIFNGMGTKGCSLAPYFAHQLAQHLTQNTPTTPAADVKRFGSLLSLS; from the coding sequence ATGCAAGTAGACTACCTGATTATTGGCCAGGGCATATGTGGCACTTTTTTAAGTCATGAACTCCACCAGGCAGGAAAAAAAATACTGGTAATAGATGAATCTCAACCGTTCTCTTCTACCAAAGTAGCCAGTGGTGTTATTAACCCCGTTACCGGCAGACAGGTTAGTACTACCTGGATGGCAGAAGAACTGATGTCGTTTACCTGGCAGGCTTATACCCATATAGGCAATACTATTGGCAGTAATATTATTCAAAACTGCGGCATACTGGCATTTCCGCCTTCCCAGCAAATGCGCGAGGCTTATGATGGCAAAATGAACGACACCCCGGCATTTATTCACCCCGTTGCAGCAACAACAGTACAGGAATACATCCCTCTTTTTCATTTCTTTCATGGCGCTGTACACATTCAACCGGCTTATCATATCGACTTACATACCTTGCTAAAAGGCTGGCGCCACCAGCTGCTAACACAAAACTCTCTATTAGAAGAAAGCTTTGACGCAACACTTCTGCAATTACATCACGATCGGGTTATTTATAAAGATATCCAGGCAGAGAAAATCATCTTTTGTAATGGCACCAATACATTCCAGCATCCATTGTGGCAAAAACTGCCTTACAGCCTGAACAAGGGAGAAGCTTTAATTGCAGACATTCCGGATTTACCTCCTAACCAGATTTACAAATTCGGCATCACCACCCTGGTTCCCTGGTACGACGGTTTATGGTGGGTAGGCAGCACTTACGATAATCGCTTTGAAGACGCTCTTCCTACAGAAATTTTTCTCAAAAAGAAGTCAGCCGAACTGGCATCCCTGGTAAAGTGCCCTTATACTATTGTTGACCACATTGCTTCTATACGCCCTGCAACTGTTGAACGCAGGCCTTTTGTGGGCTTTCATCCTCAACAACCGGCTGCCGGCATTTTCAATGGCATGGGCACCAAAGGCTGCTCGCTGGCCCCTTACTTTGCTCACCAGCTGGCGCAGCATTTAACGCAAAACACGCCCACAACACCAGCTGCCGACGTAAAAAGATTTGGATCCCTATTATCTTTGTCGTGA
- a CDS encoding MFS transporter — protein MLSLITGKNMAAARRIRIAVAIFFFISGFTFSSWASRIPTLQEKLHLNDAQLGTVLFALPMGLILTLPFTSMLLGRVSSRYVMLAGALLYAVLLPALGLVNEVWQLLALLFLFGSSRNFLNIAINAQSVGVQAMYSRSIITTFHGIWSVAGFAGAALGSLMISLKISPFFHFTLVGVLSLVMTMMAYGDALQEDNNASKKKTLLALPDKPLMKLGLIAFGSMVCEGTMYDWSGIYFQKEIHVSDEYIGMGYAAYMCTMATGRFVGDRMVNKYGVKRMLQVCGCLIAAGLLLSVVLPLVSTGLAGFMLTGFGVSCVVPLVFSVTGKNTKMAAGPAIAAVSVIGYLGFLLGPPLIGYISQAVNLRLAFALVAILGFSITLLAGKIADNNG, from the coding sequence ATGTTATCGTTGATTACCGGTAAAAACATGGCAGCAGCCAGGCGCATTCGTATTGCGGTTGCTATATTCTTCTTTATATCGGGCTTTACATTTTCCAGTTGGGCATCCCGTATTCCCACTTTACAGGAAAAACTGCATTTGAATGATGCGCAACTAGGTACAGTATTGTTTGCGCTGCCCATGGGGCTGATTCTTACCCTGCCTTTTACCAGCATGTTGCTGGGGCGTGTGAGCAGCCGGTACGTAATGCTGGCAGGTGCTTTATTATATGCAGTGTTGTTACCGGCGCTGGGCCTGGTAAATGAAGTATGGCAATTGCTGGCGTTGTTGTTTTTATTTGGTAGTTCACGCAATTTTTTAAACATAGCTATTAATGCACAATCTGTAGGTGTACAGGCCATGTACTCCCGTTCTATTATCACTACATTTCATGGCATATGGAGTGTGGCTGGTTTTGCCGGCGCAGCATTAGGCTCGTTGATGATTTCATTAAAAATATCTCCGTTTTTTCATTTTACCCTGGTGGGCGTATTGTCGCTTGTTATGACCATGATGGCATATGGTGATGCTTTGCAGGAAGATAATAATGCCAGTAAAAAGAAAACCTTGCTGGCTTTGCCGGATAAACCATTAATGAAGCTGGGGCTAATTGCCTTTGGCAGTATGGTATGCGAAGGAACTATGTATGATTGGAGCGGGATCTATTTTCAAAAAGAGATTCATGTTTCGGACGAGTACATTGGGATGGGCTATGCTGCTTATATGTGTACCATGGCAACGGGACGTTTTGTGGGCGATAGAATGGTGAATAAATACGGGGTGAAACGTATGTTGCAGGTGTGTGGTTGTTTAATTGCAGCAGGCTTGTTATTGTCGGTTGTGCTGCCATTGGTGTCCACCGGGTTAGCTGGTTTTATGCTCACGGGCTTTGGGGTTTCGTGTGTAGTGCCGTTGGTGTTTAGTGTAACAGGGAAAAATACTAAAATGGCAGCTGGCCCTGCTATTGCTGCTGTTTCTGTTATTGGCTACCTGGGCTTTTTATTAGGTCCACCCTTAATTGGTTATATCTCCCAGGCGGTAAACCTGCGTTTGGCTTTTGCACTTGTAGCAATATTAGGTTTTAGTATTACCTTGCTGGCCGGTAAAATCGCCGATAATAACGGCTAA
- a CDS encoding MFS transporter, whose product METSRVHRIAVSIFFFIAGLVFSSWTCRIPDIKMQLQLSDGALGSVLFALPVGLMASLPVSGFLVTRYGSRSVLILAATLYPITLIFLGLAGHVWQLVTGLVFFGLWSNMLNISVNTQAVSVEGLYGRSIMASFHGLWSLAGFGGGFIGFLLSPAGVPPFIHYLCICGVCLLLVLFTHKYLVNQDVGSGSGQPLFAKPDSVILKLGVIAFSGMVCEGTMFDWSGVYFQKIVLVPKQYVIFGFVAFMSTMAGGRFTADWMVTRIGVTKVLQISGICIASGLLLAVALPYFVTATIGFLLVGIGVSSVVPLVYGLAGKSKTMSPGVALAAVSTIGFVGFLIGPPIIGFVAEAASLKSSFTLVAMFGIATALLASQTRTK is encoded by the coding sequence ATGGAAACCAGTAGAGTACACCGCATTGCGGTGAGTATTTTCTTTTTTATTGCCGGGCTGGTGTTTTCCAGCTGGACCTGCCGCATACCGGACATTAAAATGCAGCTGCAGCTAAGTGATGGTGCTTTAGGTAGCGTGTTGTTTGCCTTACCGGTAGGGTTGATGGCAAGTTTGCCTGTTTCCGGCTTTTTGGTTACCAGGTATGGGAGCCGATCTGTATTGATATTAGCTGCTACATTATATCCCATTACCCTTATTTTTCTGGGGTTGGCCGGTCATGTATGGCAGTTGGTTACAGGATTGGTGTTCTTTGGTTTATGGAGTAATATGCTGAATATTTCAGTGAACACACAAGCGGTAAGTGTGGAGGGGTTATATGGCCGCTCTATTATGGCATCGTTTCACGGCTTATGGAGTTTGGCCGGATTTGGAGGTGGATTTATTGGCTTTCTATTAAGCCCTGCTGGTGTGCCGCCTTTTATACATTACCTGTGTATTTGTGGTGTTTGTTTATTACTGGTATTATTTACTCATAAGTATTTAGTAAACCAGGATGTGGGAAGTGGGAGCGGCCAGCCTTTGTTTGCCAAACCGGATAGTGTTATTTTAAAACTGGGCGTGATAGCTTTTAGCGGAATGGTGTGTGAAGGAACTATGTTTGATTGGAGCGGGGTATATTTTCAGAAGATAGTACTGGTGCCTAAGCAATACGTGATTTTTGGATTTGTGGCTTTTATGAGTACTATGGCAGGCGGACGTTTTACGGCTGACTGGATGGTTACCCGCATTGGTGTAACCAAGGTGTTACAGATAAGTGGCATTTGCATTGCCAGCGGTTTATTACTGGCAGTGGCGCTGCCCTATTTTGTAACAGCTACCATTGGGTTTTTATTGGTGGGTATAGGAGTTTCTTCTGTTGTACCTTTGGTATATGGATTGGCCGGAAAATCGAAAACCATGTCTCCCGGCGTGGCGCTGGCAGCAGTTTCCACTATCGGGTTTGTTGGTTTTTTAATTGGGCCACCTATTATAGGTTTTGTAGCGGAAGCTGCCAGTTTAAAATCGTCGTTTACGCTGGTGGCCATGTTTGGAATTGCTACTGCATTGCTTGCCTCACAAACCAGAACAAAGTAA